GTCACGACGACCTTCAAAACGGCCATAGCGCTTAGGCTTTCCCTTTTGATTTACGATTTGAACTGAGTCAACTTGCACTTTGAAGAGCAATTCAACTGCTTGTTTTACATCGCTCTTGTTTGCGTCGCGAGCTACTTGGAAAACTACTTGTTCGTTTTTCTCTGCAACCATAGTCGCTTTTTCAGAGATAACGGGACCAAGCAGAACCTTCATCAGGTTGTGATCGTTTTTACGGACTTGGCTCATTTCAGCAGCTCCTCAATTTTTGCGATCGCTGCTTTGCTTACCAATACTTTTTTGTATTGAACCAAAGCTAATGGATCAGCGTGCTGTGGCTCAACCACGGCAACCTTATGCAAGTTACGTGATGCCAAGTACAAATTCTCGCTAACCTGATCAACGATGATCAAGACTGAATCCAAGCCCATTGCTTTAATTTTATCAGCTAATACTTTAGTCTTTGGAGCGTCAAGAGAAAATTGATCGACTACATTCAAACGACCTTCGCGTGCTAACTGAGACAAAATAGATCTCATACCAGCGCGATACATTTTCTTGTTTACTTTTTGGCTGAAATTCTCTTCTGGAGAATTCGGGAATATACGACCACCTCCACGCCACAGCGGGGAAGTGCTCATACCAGCACGTGCACGACCAGTACCTTTTTGACGCCAAGGTTTCTTGGTAGTGTGCTTAACTTGCTCACGGTCTTTTTGTGCACGGTTACCGCTACGTGCATTTGCTTGGTATGTCACTACAACTTGGTGTACCAATGTTTCATTATATTCGCGTTCGAATACTTCTGGTGAAGCTTGTACGCCTGCACCTAAAGTACCGTTATCTTGGAGAAGCTTAAGCTCCATACTCGCTCTCCTTATTTCTTCTTCAACGGTGTCTTAACCGCTGGAGTAACAATAACTTTACCGCCTGGGGCACCTGGAATAGCGCCTTTAACCATGATGAGATTACGTTCTGCATCAATGCGTGCGATGACTAAATTTTGAACTGTTCGTGTGACGTCACCCAAGTGACCTGTCATACGCTTACCAGGGAAAACACGTCCTGGATCTTGCGCCATACCAATAGAGCCTGGTACGTTATGTGAACGTGAGTTACCGTGAGATGCACGACCAGAAGCGAAGTGATAACGCTTGATGGTGCCTGCGTAGCCCTTACCGATAGAAACACCTTGAACGTCCACTTTTTGACCAGCAGTAAATGCAGTTTCAGCAGGAATTACTTGTCCTGGCATCATTTCTGCGATTTTTGCTGCGTCTAAATGAAATTCGTTGAGTCCGTTACCAGCCATCACTCCCGCTTTAGCGAAGTGACCAGCCGTTGCCTTGGTAACGCGAGTAGCTCTACGTGTGCCATGTGTCAACTGGATAGCATCATAGCCATCAGTTGCCTGGGTCTTGATTTGAGCGACTCTGTTATCGCTCACGTCAATTACGGTGACAGGAACTGCTTCCCCTTCGTCCGTAAATAGACGGATCATGCCGACCTTGCGGCCGATTAAGCCTAAGCTCATATTCATGCTCCACGCCGACTTCGATTGGTCGGCAAAATTAATTTAAGGGATTTACAAGTAAAAGTACTTCTAAATCAATAACTTACAACGTTTTTTAATGCTGATAAAACTAAGATTTTCGCTCAAATTATTGAGCGAATTTTTGGATTCTATCCCGAAAAATCAATCTTGACAAGCGAAAAGACTGGAAACAACAAATTACTGCAACTTAATTTCGACGTCTACACCTGCTGGAAGGTCTAATTTCATCAACGCATCTACAGTTTTCTCTGTAGGATCAACGATATCCATCAAACGGAGATGAGTACGGATCTCTAGCTGATCACGAGATGTCTTGTTCACGTGTGGTGAACGCAAGATATCAAAACGCTCGATACGCGTTGGCAAAGGCACTGGACCCTTAACAACTGCACCAGTTCGCTTAGCTGTATCTACGATTTCAGCTGCAGACTGGTCGATCAAACGGTAATCAAATGCTTTAAGGCGAATACGAATTTTTTGGTTTTGCATACTAATTCCAAAGGGCGTTGTGGTGCTGCCACGTTATACATCTAAAGAGCACGATGACATCAGCAGCACTGATGTCACCGGTTAGCAAACTGCTAAATATTTTTACTAATTAAAACTTACTACTTAAGCCAAAATCTTTGCAACCACGCCGGCGCCTACAGTACGGCCACCTTCACGGATCGCAAAACGTAAACCTTCTTCCATCGCAATCGGAGCGATGAGTTTTACGGTAATTGTGACGTTATCACCAGGCATCACCATTTCTTTGTCTTTTGGCAACTCGATTGAACCAGTTACGTCCGTAGTACGGAAGTAAAACTGTGGACGATAGTTGTTAAAGAATGGAGTATGACGACCACCTTCGTCTTTACCCAAGATATAAACCTCGGCTGTAAAGTGAGTATGTGGGGTGATTGAACCTGGCTTAGCCAATACTTGGCCACGCTCAACTTCTTCACGTTTTGTACCGCGTAACAAGATACCAACGTTATCGCCTGCTTGACCTTGGTCGAGCAATTTGCGGAACATTTCAACACCAGTACAAGTGGTCTTGAGTGTTGGCTTGATACCGATGATTTCGATCTCTTCACCAACCTTAACGATACCGCGCTCGATACGGCCTGTAACAACAGTACCGCGACCGGAAATAGAGAACACGTCTTCTACTGGCATCAAGAACGCACCGTCAACAGCACGCTCTGGAGTTGGGATGTATGAGTCAAGAGCTTCAGCCAACTTCATGATGGCTTCTTTACCCAATGGGCCTTCGTCGCCTTCAAGCGCTAACTTAGCAGAACCTTGGATGATTGGTGTGTCATCACCAGGGAAGTTGTACTTAGATAAAAGCTCACGAACTTCCATTTCAACGAGCTCTAACAACTCAGCATCATCTACCATGTCGCACTTGTTGAGAAACACAACGATGTAAGGAACGCCCACTTGGCGTGCCAAGAGGATGTGCTCACGAGTTTGTGGCATTGGGCCGTCAGCAGCAGAACAAACTAAAATTGCGCCGTCCATCTGAGCAGCACCAGTAATCATGTTTTTTACGTAGTCAGCATGTCCCGGGCAATCCACGTGTGCGTAGTGACGATTTGCAGTCTCGTACTCAACGTGCGCTGTATTAATCGTAATACCACGTGCTTTTTCTTCTGGAGCAGCATCGATTTGATCGTATGCTTTTGCTTCGCCACCGAATGCCTTAGAAAGCACGGTTGCAATCGCTGCTGTCAATGTGGTTTTACCATGGTCAACGTGACCGATGGTGCCTACGTTTACGTGCGGTTTTGTCCGCTCGAACTTTTCTTTTGCCATTTTTAATCTGCCTTCTTAGCTAGTCAATATTCAAAATTAATGCGGATAAATTACTTCGCTTTAGTAGCCATAACTGCTTCAGCAACGTTCTTAGGTGCTTCGGAATAATGCTTAAATTCCATAGTGTAGGTAGCGCGACCTTGGGTCAACGAGCGCAAGCCAGTTGAATAGCCAAACATCTCTGCTAATGGCACTTCAGCGCGAACAATCTTGCCGCCGCCTGGAATGTCATCCATGCCCTGCAAAATACCGCGACGGGATGAAAGATCACCCATTACGTTACCCATGAAATCTTCAGGCGTTTCTACTTCAACAGCCATCATTGGTTCAAGCAATACTGGAGATGCTTTACGCATACCGTCTTTGAATGCCATTGAACCCGCCATCTTAAATGCGTTTTCATTAGAGTCAACATCATGGTAAGAACCAAAGAACAATGTTGCCTTAACATCAACCACTGGATAGCCAGCCAAAATACCGGAATTCAATGTTTCGATGATGCCTTTTTCAACTGCAGGGATGTATTCACGTGGAACCACACCGCCCTTAATAGCGTCAACGAATTCAAAACCTTTGCCTGGAGCTTGTGGCTCAAGTTTCAATACAACATGACCATATTGACCACGACCACCAGATTGCTTAACGAACTTACCTTCAACTTCGTCGCAAGTCTTACGAATAGTTTCACGGTAAGCAACTTGTGGTTTACCAACAGTAGCCTCAACGCCGAATTCACGCTTCATACGGTCAACCAAAATTTCCAAATGGAGTTCGCCCATACCAGAAATAATGGTTTGGCCTGATTCTTCATCTATCTTCACGCGGAAAGAAGGATCTTCTTGTGCCAAGCGATTCAAAGCAAGACCCATTTTTTCTTGGTCAGCCTTTGTCTTTGGCTCAACAGCTTGAGAGATCACTGGCTCTGGGAATACCATGCGCTCCAAAATAACGATGCTATCTGGATCACACAATGTTTCGCCTGTAGTCGCATCTTTTAGACCAACCGCAGCTGCGATATCACCAGCGAATACTTCTTTAATTTCTTCACGTTCGTTTGCATGCATTTGCAACAAACGACCAACACGCTCTTTCTTGTCCTTAATGGGGTTGTAGATTGTGTCGCCAGATTTCATTACGCCTGAGTAGACGCGGAAGAAGATGAGCTGACCAACAAATGGGTCAGTCATAATCTTGAATGCCAATGCAGAGAATTTCTCAGCATCATCAGCTTTACGTGTTGTTGGTGTACCGTCTTCTTCTTCGCAAGGTACTGGAGGAACATCCAATGGAGAAGGCAATAATTCAACAACCGCATCCAACATTGCCTGAACGCCTTTGTTTTTAAAAGCAGTTCCGCACAACATTGGAACGATTTCGTTAGCAATAGTACGTTGACGCAATGCGCCCTTGATTTCTTCTTCAGTCAAGCCTTCGCCACCGAGATACTTTTCCATCAACTCTTCTGAGCTTTCTGCGGCAGCTTCGAGCATCTTCTCGCGCCACTCTTCTGCAGAAGCTTGTAATTCAGCAGGAATATCTTCGTATGTAAATTTAGTGCCTTGTGAAGCTTCATCCCAATAGATGGCTTTCATCTTTACCAAATCAACAACGCCTTTGAAGTTTTCTTCTGCGCCGATAGGTATTTGGATCAGGATTGGATTCGCTTTTAGACGCATCTTCATTTGGTCGTAGACCTTGAAGAAGTTCGCACCAGTACGGTCCATCTTGTTAACGAATGCTAAACGTGGAACCTGATACTTGTTAGCTTGACGCCAAACAGTTTCAGATTGTGGTTGTACACCACCTACCGCACAGTAAACCATGCAAGCGCCATCCAATACGCGCATTGAACGCTCAACTTCAATCGTAAAGTCTACGTGTCCTGGGGTATCAATAATATTGATACGGTGCTCTGGAAAATTACCAGCCATGCCCTTCCAGAAGGTAGTTGTAGCCGCAGAGGTAATGGTAATACCACGCTCTTGCTCTTGTTCCATCCAGTCCATGGTTGCAGCGCCATCATGCACTTCACCAATTTTGTGATTAACGCCGGTGTAGAACAAAACGCGTTCTGTAGTTGTTGTTTTACCTGCGTCAATGTGCGCAGATATACCAATATTGCGGTATTTGTCGATGGGGGTTTTACGTGCCACTGTTGGTACCTCTTTTCTTAACTATTGGATTAGAAGCGGAAATGTGAGAAAGCTTTGTTAGCTTCTGCCATACGGTGAACTTCTTCACGCTTCTTCATTGCGCCACCACGACCTTCAGCAGCTTCTAATAATTCGTTGGCCAAACGTTGAGCCATTGATTTCTCGCCACGCTTTTTAGCGGCTTCACGCAACCAGCGCATTGCCAAAGCGGAACGACGTGATGGACGAACTTCAACAGGAACTTGATAGTTAGCACCACCAACTCGACGGCTCTTCACCTCAACCATTGGCTTAACATTGCCCATGGCTGTTGAAAAAATTTCGAGAGGTTCTTTATTTGCTTTTTTCTCGATGTGATCAAAGGCACCGTAAACGATACGCTCTGCAACCGATTTCTTGCCGTCCAACATGAGGACGTTCATGAATTTAGCTACTTCTACATTACCGAATTTTGGATCCGGCAAAATTTCCCGTTTGGGAACTTCACGACGACGTGGCATAACTACTCCTTCAGTTCAGTTAGGGATGATTCACATGAATCATCCGCTCCAGTTGCCCTACTATCTAAGTTGATTCCTAGACGGAACAACCACTTACTTGTCTTTTGAGTCTGACAAACAATGACTTAATACAAAACTACAGCTACTTAATTTTTAAAGATTAAGCAACTTTCTTAGCGCGCTTAGCACCATACTTAGAACGGGCTTGCTTACGATCTTTAACGCCTTGTAAGTCCAAAGAACCGCGAACGATGTGATAACGCACGCCTGGCAAGTCCTTTACACGACCGCCGCGGATCAATACTACTGAGTGTTCCTGGAGGTTATGGCCTTCACCACCAATGTATGAAATCACTTCAAAACCATTGGTTAAACGAACTTTGGCTACTTTACGAAGCGCAGAGTTAGGCTTTTTAGGAGTGGTTGTGTACACACGTGTACATACGCCACGGCGCTGCGGGCTGTTTTGCAGCGCAGGGCTCTTGCTTTTAACGGTAAGCCTTGTTCTTGGCTTGCGTAATAATTGATTAATTGTTGGCATAAAATAGCTCGGTTAGTACTTCTTTGTTGCTTTCTTCAAGAAAATCAATGGCTTAGAGAATTTCTAGGTCAAAGAGACCCTCTTCTGAATCAGTAGAACTCAGCGTTCTAGCTTGGCCAGCCTTTTCCGTCAACCTCGAAGGAAAAAACTGGCCATTTCTGGCCAGAATTACCAAATTAGCTCGGATCAGCCTCCCCAGTAGGAGCAACGACTTCAGCCTCGATTTCTACAGGCATATTGGCCATTGCTTCCTCTTCGGCGGCAATCATTTGAGCGCGATCACGCTCGAATTGCTCTCTGACCTTGCGTGCACGGCGATAAGACAGGCCGGTACCGGCAGGGATCAGACGACCAATAATGACGTTTTCCTTGAGGCCACGGAGTGTATCGGTTTTGCCCATAATTGCCGCTTCGGTCAATACACGGGTGGTTTCTTGGAAAGAAGCCGCTGAAATGAAGCTGTCGGTCGACAAGGATGCCTTAGTAATACCAAGCAATACGTTGTCGAATTGAGCTGGGTGCTTACCTTGGGCGATTGCCGCATCGTTCGCGTCATACAACTTAGAACGCTCAACTTGCTCACCGGTAATGAAGGATGTGTCGCCTGGTTCAGTTACCTGAACACGACGCAACATCTGACGCACGATAACTTCAATGTGCTTGTCATTAATCTTCACACCTTGGAGACGATAAACGTCTTGAACCTCGTCAACGATGTAGATGGCCAACTCTTCGATACCTTTAAGCGTCAAGATGTCATGCGGGTCAGCAGGGCCTTCCACAATCATCTCGCCCTTGTTCACAACTTGACCGTCATGAACGAGAACTTGCTTCTCTTTAGGAATCAAGAATTCATTGGCTTCACCATCCATATCGGTAATCACCAAACGTTGCTTACCTTTGGTTTCTTTGCCGAAAGAAACGGTTCCAGTAACTTTCGCCAAAACAGCTGCATCTTTTGGTGAACGCGCTTCGAACAATTCTGCAACGCGTGGCAAACCACCTGTAATGTCGCGAGTCTTCTGTGATTCGATTGGAATACGCGCCAACACTTCACCAACTTCGACCTTCTGACCATCTTTAACCGTAATCAAAGCGCCAACTTGGAGGCCGATGTTTACAGGATGATCAGTACCAGCGATCATCACATCACTACCCTTGTCATCAACTAAATTGATCACTGGGCGAACGCCTTTACTTGCTGCAGAGCGACGCTTACCGTCAATAACCACCAAAGTGGAAAGACCAGTAACTTCGTCAACCTGCTTAGCAACAGTTACGCCTTCTTCAACGTTGTCGAAGCGAGCGATACCAGCGTACTCAGAAATAATAGGACGTGTTAGTGGATCCCATGTAGCTAAACTTGCGCCAGCTTTGACTGCTGCACCTTCTTTCAACAAGAGAGTTGCACCGTAAGGCACCTTATGACGCTCGCGCTCATGACCATTTTCGTCAACGATCAAGGCTTCACCAGAGCGTGAAATCACGATCTGCTCACCCTTCGCGTTCTTCACAACACACATCGTACCGGAGAACTTCAAAGCACCGTTCGATTTGGCTTCGATATTACTTGCAACCAAGGCGCGTGACGCTGCACCACCGATGTGGAAGGTACGCATAGTCAACTGTGTACCTGGTTCACCGATGGACTGAGCGGCGATCACACCAACTGCTTCGCCAACGTTCACTAAACCACCACGACCTAAGTCACGTCCGTAGCACTTAGCACATAAACCAAAACGAGTTAAGCATGACAATACGGTACGAACTTTAACTTCATCGATACCTAATGCAACGATTTGATCAATATGATCTTCGTCGAGCAAAGTGTCGTTAGGAACGATGACTTCTTGTGTGTCAGGGTGAACGATGTCGCCGATACATACACGACCCAAAATGCGGTCACGCAATGCTTCGATGATTTCGCCGCCCTCAACAAGCGCCTTCATAGTTACACCAGAAGTTGCACCACAATCTTCTTCAATAACCACGAGGTCTTGAGTTACGTCGCATAAACGACGTGTCAAGTAACCAGAGTTCGCTGTCTTTAACGCTGTATCAGCCAGACCTTTACGAGCACCGTGGGTTGAGATGAAGTACTGCAACACGTTCAAACCTTCACGGAAGTTCGCGGTAATTGGGGTCTCAATGATGGAGCCCTCAGGCTTAGCCATCAAACCACGCATACCAGCCAACTGACGAATCTGCACTGCAGATCCACGCGCGCCGGAATCCGCCATCATGTAGATGGAATTAAAAGATTCTTGACGAACAGTTTTACCGTTACGGTCGAGCACGTCAACGTGTGACAACTCATCCATCATCGCTTTACCAACTTGGTCGCCTGCGGCGCCCCAAATATCAACCACGTTGTTGTAACGCTCTTGATTGGTCACGAGACCTGACATGAACTGCCTGTCATACTCTTTAACCTTAGCGGAAGCTTCGGTGATGATGCGATCCTTAGAGGTTGGGATCAACATATCGTCGATCGCAACAGAGATACCGGCATTAGTCGCCAAGCGGAAACCGGACTGCAAGAGGCGGTCAGCAAAAATCACTGTTTCACGCAAACCGCACTTACGGAATGATGTGTTGATCAAACGTGAGATTTCTTTTTTCTTCAAAGGCTTGTTGATTTCCTCGAAAGACATGCCTTTCGGCAAAATCTCAGACAAGCTTGCACGGCCAACTGATGTTTGATAGATCTTGGTCTTTTCTGCAAAACGCGCATCGCCTTCTGCTTTTTTATCCACGACCTCATACTCAGTAATACGCACAGCCACACGAGAAGCCAATTCAACTTGACCTGCTTCGTATGCGCGTACCACTTCAGTAATGTTGGCGAAAACCATACCTTCGCCTTTACCGTTGATCTTGTCACGTGTAGCGTAATACAGACCCAACACTACGTCCTGTGAAGGAACGATAGATGGTTCGCCGTTAGCTGGGAACAATACGTTGTTCGAAGCCAACATCAATGTACGCGCTTCCATTTGCGCTTCGAGCGACAAAGGAACGTGAACCGCCATTTGGTCACCGTCAAAGTCAGCGTTAAATGCCGCGCAGACTAATGGGTGCAATTGGATTGCTTTACCTTCAATCAACATTGGCTCGAAAGCCTGAATACCGAGACGGTGCAATGTAGGAGCACGGTTCAACATGATTGGATGTTCGCGAATCACTTCTTCGAGGATATCCCAAACGACTGGAGTCTGGCTTTCAACTTCTTTCTTCGCAGCCTTAATTGTGGTTGCAATTCCTAAAGTCTCAAGCTTATTGAAAATGAATGGCTTGAATAACTCCAAGGCCATCAGTTTTGGCAAGCCGCACTGATGCAATTTCAATGTAGGGCCAACCACGATGACTGAACGGCCTGAGTAGTCAACGCGTTTACCCAACAAGTTTTGACGGAAACGACCGCTCTTACCTTTAATCATCTCAGCCAAAGACTTGAGAGGGCGCTTGTTAGCGCCAGTCATAGCCTTACCGCGACGACCGTTGTCGAGCAATGAGTCAACCGCTTCTTGCAACATACGTTTCTCGTTGCGAACGATGATCTCTGGTGCGCGCAACTCTAACAAACGCTTGAGGCGGTTGTTGCGGTTGATCACACGGCGATAGAGATCGTTCAAATCAGAGGTAGCAAAGCGACCGCCATCCAACGGCACCAATGGGCGCAACCCTGGTGGCAATACTGGCAACACTTCCATGATCATCCAGTCAGGCTTAATACCTGAAGTCTGGAACGCCTCAAGCACTTTTAAGCGCTTAGCGTATTTCTTGATCTTGGCATCGCTACCAGTAGCTTTCAATTTAGCACGAATAGTTTCTACTTCACGATCGATATCAATCGAGCGCAAAAGATCACGAATACCTTCCGCGCCCATGATGGCGGTAAATGCGCCGTCACCATACTCTTCAGTCTTGGCAATGTATTCGTCTTCAGACATGATCTGACCACGTTTCATGGCGCCTTCAGGAGTCACGCCAGGATCAACAACTACGTATGCTTCAAAGTAGAGAACGCGCTCGATATCACGCAATGTCATATCGAGAACCATACCCAAACGGGACGGCAGGGACTTCAAGAACCAGATGTGCGCTACAGGGGCTGCCAACTCAATATGGCCCATACGCTCACGACGTACCTTAGCTAGAGTAACTTCAACGCCGCACTTCTCGCAGATTATGCCACGGAACTTTAAGCGCTTGTACTTGCCGCATAAGCACTCGTAGTCTTTGGTTGGTCCAAAAATCTTGGCGCAGAACAAACCATCACGCTCGGGCTTAAAAGTCCGGTAGTTGATGGTTTCTGGTTTGCGTACTTCACCAAAAGACCATGAGCAAATTTTCTCAGGAGATGCGAGGCCAATCTTGATGACATCAAACTGCTCATCACCCTGCGTTTGCTTAAATAAATCGAGCAATGCTTTCATATCAGTTGCGCTCCATGTCAATGTCAATGCCCAACGAACGGATTTCTTTTACCAGCACGTTGAAGGATTCGGGCATGCCAGCATCAATCGTGTGCTCGCCCTTGACGATGTTTTCATAAACCTTGGTACGGCCTGCGACGTCATCGGACTTCACTGTCAGCATTTCCTGCAAGACATATGAAGCACCGTATGCTTCGAGGGCCCAGACTTCCATCTCACCAAAGCGCTGACCACCGAACTGAGCTTTACCACCCAATGGCTGTTGCGTTACTAAAGAGTAAGGTCCGGTTGAGCGAGCATGCATCTTGTCATCGACCAAATGGTGGAGTTTCAAGACGTGCATTACGCCAACAGTTACTGGACGTTCAAACTGATCACCAGTACGGCCGTCGCACAAAATCATTTGCTGACGTGAAGGCGTCATCTTCAAAGAAGTAG
The nucleotide sequence above comes from Polynucleobacter necessarius. Encoded proteins:
- the tuf gene encoding elongation factor Tu — its product is MAKEKFERTKPHVNVGTIGHVDHGKTTLTAAIATVLSKAFGGEAKAYDQIDAAPEEKARGITINTAHVEYETANRHYAHVDCPGHADYVKNMITGAAQMDGAILVCSAADGPMPQTREHILLARQVGVPYIVVFLNKCDMVDDAELLELVEMEVRELLSKYNFPGDDTPIIQGSAKLALEGDEGPLGKEAIMKLAEALDSYIPTPERAVDGAFLMPVEDVFSISGRGTVVTGRIERGIVKVGEEIEIIGIKPTLKTTCTGVEMFRKLLDQGQAGDNVGILLRGTKREEVERGQVLAKPGSITPHTHFTAEVYILGKDEGGRHTPFFNNYRPQFYFRTTDVTGSIELPKDKEMVMPGDNVTITVKLIAPIAMEEGLRFAIREGGRTVGAGVVAKILA
- the rplC gene encoding 50S ribosomal protein L3 is translated as MSLGLIGRKVGMIRLFTDEGEAVPVTVIDVSDNRVAQIKTQATDGYDAIQLTHGTRRATRVTKATAGHFAKAGVMAGNGLNEFHLDAAKIAEMMPGQVIPAETAFTAGQKVDVQGVSIGKGYAGTIKRYHFASGRASHGNSRSHNVPGSIGMAQDPGRVFPGKRMTGHLGDVTRTVQNLVIARIDAERNLIMVKGAIPGAPGGKVIVTPAVKTPLKKK
- the fusA gene encoding elongation factor G; this encodes MARKTPIDKYRNIGISAHIDAGKTTTTERVLFYTGVNHKIGEVHDGAATMDWMEQEQERGITITSAATTTFWKGMAGNFPEHRINIIDTPGHVDFTIEVERSMRVLDGACMVYCAVGGVQPQSETVWRQANKYQVPRLAFVNKMDRTGANFFKVYDQMKMRLKANPILIQIPIGAEENFKGVVDLVKMKAIYWDEASQGTKFTYEDIPAELQASAEEWREKMLEAAAESSEELMEKYLGGEGLTEEEIKGALRQRTIANEIVPMLCGTAFKNKGVQAMLDAVVELLPSPLDVPPVPCEEEDGTPTTRKADDAEKFSALAFKIMTDPFVGQLIFFRVYSGVMKSGDTIYNPIKDKKERVGRLLQMHANEREEIKEVFAGDIAAAVGLKDATTGETLCDPDSIVILERMVFPEPVISQAVEPKTKADQEKMGLALNRLAQEDPSFRVKIDEESGQTIISGMGELHLEILVDRMKREFGVEATVGKPQVAYRETIRKTCDEVEGKFVKQSGGRGQYGHVVLKLEPQAPGKGFEFVDAIKGGVVPREYIPAVEKGIIETLNSGILAGYPVVDVKATLFFGSYHDVDSNENAFKMAGSMAFKDGMRKASPVLLEPMMAVEVETPEDFMGNVMGDLSSRRGILQGMDDIPGGGKIVRAEVPLAEMFGYSTGLRSLTQGRATYTMEFKHYSEAPKNVAEAVMATKAK
- the rpsL gene encoding 30S ribosomal protein S12 yields the protein MPTINQLLRKPRTRLTVKSKSPALQNSPQRRGVCTRVYTTTPKKPNSALRKVAKVRLTNGFEVISYIGGEGHNLQEHSVVLIRGGRVKDLPGVRYHIVRGSLDLQGVKDRKQARSKYGAKRAKKVA
- the rpsG gene encoding 30S ribosomal protein S7; protein product: MPRRREVPKREILPDPKFGNVEVAKFMNVLMLDGKKSVAERIVYGAFDHIEKKANKEPLEIFSTAMGNVKPMVEVKSRRVGGANYQVPVEVRPSRRSALAMRWLREAAKKRGEKSMAQRLANELLEAAEGRGGAMKKREEVHRMAEANKAFSHFRF
- the rpoC gene encoding DNA-directed RNA polymerase subunit beta', translating into MKALLDLFKQTQGDEQFDVIKIGLASPEKICSWSFGEVRKPETINYRTFKPERDGLFCAKIFGPTKDYECLCGKYKRLKFRGIICEKCGVEVTLAKVRRERMGHIELAAPVAHIWFLKSLPSRLGMVLDMTLRDIERVLYFEAYVVVDPGVTPEGAMKRGQIMSEDEYIAKTEEYGDGAFTAIMGAEGIRDLLRSIDIDREVETIRAKLKATGSDAKIKKYAKRLKVLEAFQTSGIKPDWMIMEVLPVLPPGLRPLVPLDGGRFATSDLNDLYRRVINRNNRLKRLLELRAPEIIVRNEKRMLQEAVDSLLDNGRRGKAMTGANKRPLKSLAEMIKGKSGRFRQNLLGKRVDYSGRSVIVVGPTLKLHQCGLPKLMALELFKPFIFNKLETLGIATTIKAAKKEVESQTPVVWDILEEVIREHPIMLNRAPTLHRLGIQAFEPMLIEGKAIQLHPLVCAAFNADFDGDQMAVHVPLSLEAQMEARTLMLASNNVLFPANGEPSIVPSQDVVLGLYYATRDKINGKGEGMVFANITEVVRAYEAGQVELASRVAVRITEYEVVDKKAEGDARFAEKTKIYQTSVGRASLSEILPKGMSFEEINKPLKKKEISRLINTSFRKCGLRETVIFADRLLQSGFRLATNAGISVAIDDMLIPTSKDRIITEASAKVKEYDRQFMSGLVTNQERYNNVVDIWGAAGDQVGKAMMDELSHVDVLDRNGKTVRQESFNSIYMMADSGARGSAVQIRQLAGMRGLMAKPEGSIIETPITANFREGLNVLQYFISTHGARKGLADTALKTANSGYLTRRLCDVTQDLVVIEEDCGATSGVTMKALVEGGEIIEALRDRILGRVCIGDIVHPDTQEVIVPNDTLLDEDHIDQIVALGIDEVKVRTVLSCLTRFGLCAKCYGRDLGRGGLVNVGEAVGVIAAQSIGEPGTQLTMRTFHIGGAASRALVASNIEAKSNGALKFSGTMCVVKNAKGEQIVISRSGEALIVDENGHERERHKVPYGATLLLKEGAAVKAGASLATWDPLTRPIISEYAGIARFDNVEEGVTVAKQVDEVTGLSTLVVIDGKRRSAASKGVRPVINLVDDKGSDVMIAGTDHPVNIGLQVGALITVKDGQKVEVGEVLARIPIESQKTRDITGGLPRVAELFEARSPKDAAVLAKVTGTVSFGKETKGKQRLVITDMDGEANEFLIPKEKQVLVHDGQVVNKGEMIVEGPADPHDILTLKGIEELAIYIVDEVQDVYRLQGVKINDKHIEVIVRQMLRRVQVTEPGDTSFITGEQVERSKLYDANDAAIAQGKHPAQFDNVLLGITKASLSTDSFISAASFQETTRVLTEAAIMGKTDTLRGLKENVIIGRLIPAGTGLSYRRARKVREQFERDRAQMIAAEEEAMANMPVEIEAEVVAPTGEADPS
- the rplD gene encoding 50S ribosomal protein L4, with protein sequence MELKLLQDNGTLGAGVQASPEVFEREYNETLVHQVVVTYQANARSGNRAQKDREQVKHTTKKPWRQKGTGRARAGMSTSPLWRGGGRIFPNSPEENFSQKVNKKMYRAGMRSILSQLAREGRLNVVDQFSLDAPKTKVLADKIKAMGLDSVLIIVDQVSENLYLASRNLHKVAVVEPQHADPLALVQYKKVLVSKAAIAKIEELLK
- the rpsJ gene encoding 30S ribosomal protein S10; the encoded protein is MQNQKIRIRLKAFDYRLIDQSAAEIVDTAKRTGAVVKGPVPLPTRIERFDILRSPHVNKTSRDQLEIRTHLRLMDIVDPTEKTVDALMKLDLPAGVDVEIKLQ
- the rplW gene encoding 50S ribosomal protein L23, with protein sequence MSQVRKNDHNLMKVLLGPVISEKATMVAEKNEQVVFQVARDANKSDVKQAVELLFKVQVDSVQIVNQKGKPKRYGRFEGRRDHTKKAYVNLKPGQEINFEAEAN